One Mycolicibacterium sarraceniae genomic window carries:
- a CDS encoding L,D-transpeptidase: protein MKQARSAHRPRLGSRLAVLALVPALLTGLSACSTEPAGPTPVNVIDDKGTPYGDLLIPQLTASVKDGAVDVPLDRPVTVTATSGVLGSVTMVNAAGNQVEGKLSPDGVTWATSEPLSYNKSYTLTAQSLGLGGVTAEKITFETQSPENLTMPYLLPGDGEVVGVGQPIAVRFDENIPNRLAAERAIKVTTKPPVEGAFYWLNNREVRWRPQNYWKPGTTVDVAVNTYGVDLGDGLFGQQNLTSHFTIGDEVIATADDDTKQLTVRRNGVVEKTIPISMGKNSTPTNNGVYIIGDRLSHMIMDSSTYGVPSNSPNGYRTEVDWATQMSYSGIYVHSAPWSVGAQGYSNTSHGCLNASPSNAQWFYNNTKRGDIVEVHNTLGSTLSGTEGLGDWNIPWPQWKAGNANASAR from the coding sequence ATGAAGCAGGCCCGCTCGGCACACCGTCCGCGATTGGGGAGTCGTCTGGCTGTGCTCGCGCTCGTCCCGGCCCTGCTGACCGGGCTCAGCGCGTGCAGCACCGAACCGGCCGGGCCGACGCCGGTCAACGTCATCGACGACAAGGGGACGCCCTACGGCGATCTGCTGATTCCACAGCTGACAGCGTCGGTCAAAGACGGGGCGGTCGACGTCCCGCTCGACCGGCCGGTGACGGTCACCGCGACCAGTGGGGTGCTCGGCTCGGTGACGATGGTCAACGCGGCCGGCAATCAGGTGGAGGGCAAGCTCAGCCCCGACGGCGTCACATGGGCGACCAGCGAGCCGCTGAGCTACAACAAGAGCTACACGCTGACCGCGCAGTCACTGGGCCTGGGCGGCGTGACGGCTGAGAAGATCACCTTCGAGACGCAGTCGCCCGAGAACCTGACGATGCCGTACCTGCTGCCCGGTGACGGAGAGGTCGTCGGCGTCGGCCAACCCATCGCGGTGCGCTTCGACGAGAACATCCCCAACCGGCTGGCCGCCGAGCGCGCTATCAAGGTGACCACTAAGCCGCCTGTCGAGGGCGCTTTCTACTGGCTCAACAATCGCGAGGTGCGCTGGCGCCCGCAGAATTACTGGAAGCCGGGCACCACCGTCGACGTCGCGGTCAACACCTACGGTGTCGATCTCGGCGACGGGCTGTTCGGTCAGCAGAATCTGACATCGCACTTCACCATCGGCGATGAGGTGATCGCGACCGCCGACGACGACACCAAGCAGCTGACCGTCCGGCGCAACGGCGTCGTCGAGAAGACGATTCCGATTTCGATGGGCAAGAACAGCACGCCCACCAACAATGGCGTCTACATCATCGGCGACCGGCTCTCCCACATGATCATGGACTCGTCGACGTACGGCGTTCCGTCCAACTCGCCCAACGGATATCGCACCGAGGTGGACTGGGCCACCCAGATGTCTTACAGCGGCATCTACGTCCATTCCGCGCCGTGGTCGGTCGGTGCGCAGGGCTACTCCAACACCAGCCACGGCTGCCTCAACGCCAGCCCGAGCAACGCGCAGTGGTTCTACAACAACACCAAGCGCGGCGATATCGTCGAGGTCCACAACACCCTCGGCTCGACACTGTCAGGAACAGAAGGCCTCGGCGACTGGAACATTCCGTGGCCGCAGTGGAAAGCGGGCAACGCCAACGCTTCGGCGCGCTGA
- the orn gene encoding oligoribonuclease gives MREELVWIDCEMTGLDLGSDKLIEIAALVTDAELNVLGDGIDVVIHADNTALDGMVEVVAQMHRRSGLTEEVRSSTIDLAAAEALVLDYIRGHVKQAKTAPLCGNSIATDRGFIARDMPALDNYLHYRMIDVSSIKELCRRWYPRIYYGQPEKGLAHRALADIQESIRELKYYRRTAFVPLPGPSTSEIAAAAAEIGGPAAADSAVEADNG, from the coding sequence GTGCGGGAAGAATTGGTGTGGATCGACTGCGAGATGACCGGGCTCGACCTGGGGAGCGACAAGCTCATCGAGATCGCCGCCCTGGTGACCGATGCCGAGCTCAATGTCCTCGGCGACGGTATCGACGTCGTCATCCACGCAGACAATACGGCGCTGGACGGCATGGTCGAAGTGGTTGCCCAGATGCACCGCCGGTCCGGGCTCACTGAAGAGGTCCGCTCGTCGACCATCGACCTGGCAGCCGCCGAGGCCCTCGTCCTGGACTACATCCGCGGCCACGTGAAACAGGCTAAGACCGCACCGCTGTGCGGCAATTCGATCGCCACCGACCGTGGCTTCATCGCCCGGGACATGCCGGCGCTGGACAACTATTTGCACTACCGGATGATCGACGTCAGCTCCATCAAGGAGCTCTGCCGACGTTGGTATCCCAGGATCTACTATGGCCAGCCCGAAAAGGGGCTCGCGCACCGGGCTCTGGCCGACATCCAGGAGTCGATCCGGGAGCTGAAGTACTACCGGCGCACCGCTTTCGTGCCCCTGCCCGGCCCGTCTACCAGCGAAATCGCCGCCGCGGCCGCCGAGATCGGCGGGCCCGCCGCCGCGGATTCGGCTGTTGAGGCAGACAACGGCTAG
- a CDS encoding helicase HerA-like domain-containing protein, which translates to MTTESTATPAEQIAAGYATTGAALDLGSVVVGGVVDPAAQVRIPMAMMNRHGLVAGATGTGKTKTLQVIAEQLSAAGVPVMMADVKGDLSGLARAGESSDRTLQRAKDTGDDGWVGAPFPVEFLSLGTGGLGVPVRATISAFGPILLSKVLGLNATQESTLGLIFHWADQQGLPLLDLKDLRSVITYLTSDEGKEVLKTIGGVSPQTAGVILRALVNLEADGGETFFGEPEIDPADLLRVDAQGRGVITLLELGDQAARPVMFSTFLMWVLADLFTYLPEVGDIDKPKLVFFFDEAHLLFADASKAFLQQVEQTVKLIRSKGVGVFFCTQLPTDVPNNVLSQLGARVQHALRAFTPDDQKALSKTVRTYPKTQFYDLETDLTSLGIGEAIVTVLSERGAPTPVAWTRMRPPQSLMDTIGPDAIKAAGQASPLFVKYGQTVDRESAYEKLATKLAPPPEEPVDLPPLLPTGIDLPPMPKPEKAEPGVLDQVMNSPAFKSAMRSAGTVIGREITRSIFGTGRRRR; encoded by the coding sequence ATGACGACAGAATCGACAGCGACTCCCGCCGAGCAGATCGCTGCGGGCTACGCGACCACAGGTGCGGCGCTCGATCTCGGCTCTGTGGTCGTCGGCGGTGTCGTCGATCCGGCGGCGCAGGTCAGGATCCCGATGGCCATGATGAATCGGCACGGTCTGGTCGCCGGCGCCACTGGTACGGGCAAGACCAAGACGCTGCAGGTGATCGCTGAGCAGCTGTCTGCTGCCGGGGTGCCGGTGATGATGGCCGACGTCAAGGGCGACCTGTCCGGTCTGGCGCGGGCGGGGGAGTCCAGCGACCGGACCCTGCAACGGGCCAAGGACACCGGCGACGACGGTTGGGTCGGGGCACCGTTCCCCGTCGAGTTCCTGTCGCTGGGCACCGGCGGCCTCGGCGTTCCGGTGCGCGCGACAATCTCGGCGTTCGGTCCTATCTTGCTGTCGAAAGTGTTGGGCCTCAATGCAACCCAGGAATCCACCCTGGGGCTGATCTTCCACTGGGCCGACCAGCAGGGGCTTCCGCTGCTGGATCTGAAGGATCTGCGTTCGGTGATCACCTACCTGACCAGCGATGAGGGCAAGGAGGTGCTGAAGACCATCGGCGGGGTGTCCCCGCAGACCGCGGGGGTCATCCTGCGGGCGCTGGTCAACCTCGAGGCCGACGGTGGTGAGACGTTCTTCGGGGAGCCCGAGATCGACCCGGCCGATCTGTTGCGTGTGGACGCGCAGGGCCGCGGGGTGATCACCCTGCTCGAACTGGGCGACCAGGCCGCCCGCCCGGTGATGTTCTCGACGTTCCTGATGTGGGTGCTGGCCGACCTGTTCACTTACCTGCCCGAGGTCGGCGATATCGACAAACCGAAGCTGGTGTTCTTCTTCGACGAGGCGCACCTGTTGTTCGCCGATGCGTCCAAGGCGTTCCTGCAGCAGGTCGAGCAGACCGTCAAACTGATCCGGTCCAAGGGTGTCGGCGTCTTCTTCTGCACCCAGTTGCCCACCGATGTGCCCAATAACGTGCTTTCGCAGTTGGGTGCGCGCGTCCAGCACGCGTTGCGGGCGTTCACCCCCGACGATCAGAAGGCGCTGTCCAAGACGGTGCGCACCTACCCCAAGACCCAGTTCTATGACCTGGAAACAGATTTGACGTCGCTGGGCATCGGCGAGGCGATCGTCACGGTGCTCTCCGAACGTGGTGCGCCGACGCCGGTGGCGTGGACGCGGATGCGTCCGCCGCAGTCGCTGATGGACACCATCGGTCCCGACGCCATCAAGGCTGCTGGCCAAGCCAGTCCGCTGTTCGTCAAGTACGGGCAGACCGTCGATCGCGAGTCCGCCTACGAGAAGCTCGCGACGAAGTTGGCGCCGCCGCCCGAGGAGCCCGTCGATCTGCCTCCGCTCCTGCCGACCGGTATCGACCTGCCGCCCATGCCCAAGCCCGAGAAGGCCGAACCGGGTGTGCTCGATCAGGTGATGAACAGCCCGGCGTTCAAGAGCGCGATGCGTTCAGCGGGCACAGTGATCGGCCGGGAGATCACCCGCAGCATTTTCGGGACGGGCCGTCGGCGGCGCTAG
- a CDS encoding dipeptidase gives MSDLVERVQAVLPSVRADLEDLVRIQSVWADPARRDEVHRSARAVAELLSQAGFTQVEIVAEGGAPAVIAHHPAPPGAPTVLLYAHHDVQPEGEPAQWNSEPFEPTERDGRLYGRGTADDKAGIATHLAAFRAHDGNPPVGVTVFVEGEEESGSPSLGRLLAAHKDKLAADVIVIADSDNWTSEIPALTVSLRGLADCVVEVATLDHGLHSGLWGGVVPDALSVLVRLLASLHDDDGNVAVQGLYETTAADVDRGPQWVRTESGLLDGVHELGSGPVAQRMWAKPAVTVIGIDTTPIAKASNTLIPRASAKVSMRVAPGGDAAAHLHALRRHLEQHAPWGAHVKVIPGDIGQPYAIDASGPVYNAARAAFRQAWGTDVVDMGMGGSIPFIAEFAAAFPDATILVTGVEDPSTQAHSVNESLHLGVLERAATTEALLLAKLGELA, from the coding sequence ATGAGCGATCTCGTCGAACGCGTGCAGGCCGTGCTTCCCTCGGTCCGCGCTGATCTCGAAGACCTGGTCCGCATCCAATCGGTGTGGGCAGACCCAGCCCGTCGCGACGAAGTGCACCGCAGCGCGCGTGCGGTCGCAGAGCTGCTGAGCCAAGCCGGCTTCACGCAGGTCGAGATCGTCGCCGAAGGCGGTGCGCCAGCGGTGATCGCACACCACCCCGCCCCGCCCGGCGCGCCGACCGTTCTGCTCTATGCCCATCACGACGTACAGCCGGAAGGCGAACCAGCGCAATGGAATTCGGAGCCGTTCGAGCCCACCGAGCGCGACGGCCGGCTCTATGGCCGCGGCACCGCCGACGACAAGGCCGGTATCGCCACCCACCTGGCAGCGTTCCGCGCGCACGACGGCAACCCGCCGGTCGGCGTGACGGTGTTCGTCGAGGGAGAGGAAGAATCGGGTTCGCCGTCGTTGGGCCGGCTGCTGGCCGCGCACAAGGACAAGCTGGCCGCCGACGTCATCGTGATCGCCGATTCGGATAACTGGACCTCTGAGATCCCCGCGCTGACGGTTTCGTTGCGCGGGCTGGCCGACTGTGTGGTCGAGGTTGCCACGTTGGACCACGGCCTGCATTCGGGGCTGTGGGGCGGTGTGGTGCCCGATGCGCTGAGTGTGCTGGTGCGCCTGTTGGCCAGCCTGCACGACGACGACGGCAACGTCGCGGTGCAGGGCCTGTACGAGACGACCGCTGCCGATGTGGACCGCGGGCCGCAGTGGGTGCGTACCGAATCAGGGTTGCTGGACGGGGTTCACGAGTTAGGTTCGGGCCCTGTGGCGCAACGCATGTGGGCCAAGCCAGCAGTCACTGTGATCGGCATCGACACCACACCGATCGCCAAGGCGTCCAACACATTGATTCCGCGCGCCAGCGCCAAGGTCAGCATGCGAGTGGCTCCCGGCGGTGACGCGGCAGCCCATCTGCACGCGTTGCGCCGTCATCTCGAGCAGCATGCGCCCTGGGGCGCGCACGTCAAGGTCATCCCGGGCGATATCGGCCAGCCGTACGCGATCGACGCCAGCGGGCCGGTATACAACGCCGCCCGCGCCGCGTTCCGCCAAGCCTGGGGCACCGACGTCGTCGATATGGGCATGGGCGGCTCGATCCCGTTCATCGCCGAGTTCGCGGCAGCGTTCCCCGACGCCACGATTCTGGTCACCGGCGTGGAGGATCCCAGCACTCAGGCGCACAGCGTCAACGAGAGCCTGCACCTGGGAGTGCTGGAGCGCGCCGCCACCACCGAGGCGCTGCTGCTGGCGAAGCTGGGAGAGTTGGCCTAG
- the bcp gene encoding thioredoxin-dependent thiol peroxidase has translation MTDTARLEVGDTAPAFSLPDAEGETVKLSDFKGRKVIVYFYPAAMTPGCTKQACDFRDSLAELNGAGIDVVGISPDKPEKLAKFAERDELTFPLLSDPDKKVLTEWGAYGEKKLYGKTVQGVIRSTFVVDEKGKIEVAQYNVKATGHVAKLRRDIAG, from the coding sequence GTGACGGACACAGCACGCCTCGAAGTCGGCGACACAGCACCGGCATTCAGCCTGCCCGACGCCGAAGGCGAGACGGTGAAGCTGTCCGACTTCAAGGGTCGCAAGGTGATCGTCTACTTCTACCCTGCCGCGATGACCCCCGGCTGCACCAAACAGGCTTGCGACTTCCGGGACAGCCTGGCCGAGCTCAACGGCGCGGGCATCGATGTGGTCGGCATCTCCCCGGACAAGCCGGAGAAGCTGGCCAAGTTCGCCGAGCGGGACGAGCTGACGTTCCCGCTGTTGTCCGACCCGGACAAGAAGGTCCTCACCGAGTGGGGCGCCTACGGCGAGAAGAAGCTGTATGGCAAGACCGTCCAGGGCGTGATCCGGTCGACGTTCGTCGTCGACGAGAAGGGCAAGATCGAGGTCGCGCAGTACAACGTCAAGGCCACTGGCCACGTCGCGAAGTTGCGGCGGGATATCGCCGGCTAG
- the acpS gene encoding holo-ACP synthase AcpS, which translates to MAIVGVGIDVVSIPDFAEQVDQPGTVFAETFTPGERRDAADKSSVAARHLAARWAAKEAVIKAWSGSRFAQRPVLPEGIHRDIEVITDMWGRPKVRLTGDIAKHLAEVTIHVSLTHEGDTAAAVAILETL; encoded by the coding sequence GTGGCGATAGTGGGTGTGGGGATCGATGTGGTCTCGATTCCCGATTTCGCCGAGCAGGTCGACCAGCCCGGAACGGTATTCGCCGAGACGTTCACCCCGGGTGAGCGCCGCGACGCCGCCGACAAGAGTTCGGTGGCGGCGCGGCACCTGGCCGCCCGGTGGGCCGCCAAGGAAGCCGTCATCAAGGCCTGGTCGGGTTCACGCTTCGCGCAGCGCCCGGTCCTGCCCGAAGGCATTCATCGCGATATCGAGGTGATCACCGATATGTGGGGCCGGCCCAAGGTCCGCCTGACCGGTGATATCGCCAAGCATCTGGCCGAGGTGACGATTCACGTGTCGCTGACCCATGAGGGTGACACCGCCGCCGCGGTCGCCATCCTGGAGACTTTGTAA
- a CDS encoding MFS transporter, with protein MTSPPPVAQTAGRAKVVSWALWDCGSTGMNAIVTTFVFSVYLTSTVGQNLSGGTSPASWLGRALAIAGLTVAVLAPLTGVLVQAPRRRRVALTTLTGLAVLATAAMSLIRAEPAYFAAGLVLLSFTAACGDLGSVPYNAMLRQLTTPQTSGRISGIGAAAGYFGSVALLILIYVTFIAGDGPQRGLLGVSTADGQNVRAAMLMAAAWFVVLALPLLITARLFTPAVETEPTSVGLLGGYRQLWTDLRSEWRRDRNLVYYLIVSAIFRDGIAGVFAFGAVLGVSVYGISQANVLIFGVIASTMAALGAVLAGPVDDRIGGKPVIVVSLTAMIAVGVTLLSGSGPIVFWICGLLLALCVGPVTTSARTVLLRMVSEGKEAVAFGLYTTTGRAASFLAPWLFFVFVDAFHADRAGLAGLCLVLAVGLLGMLMVKVPNDGRAQS; from the coding sequence ATGACCAGCCCTCCGCCGGTTGCCCAGACCGCCGGCCGGGCGAAGGTTGTGTCCTGGGCGCTCTGGGACTGTGGGTCCACCGGCATGAACGCGATCGTCACGACCTTCGTCTTCTCGGTGTACCTCACCAGCACCGTCGGCCAGAACTTATCTGGCGGCACGTCGCCGGCAAGCTGGCTGGGCCGCGCCCTGGCGATCGCCGGTCTGACCGTCGCGGTGCTGGCTCCGCTCACCGGCGTGCTGGTCCAGGCACCGCGCCGGCGCCGCGTCGCGCTGACCACCCTGACCGGCCTCGCGGTGCTGGCCACGGCGGCAATGAGCCTGATCCGGGCCGAACCGGCCTACTTCGCGGCGGGCCTGGTGCTGCTGTCGTTCACCGCGGCATGTGGCGATCTGGGCAGCGTGCCCTACAACGCGATGTTGCGGCAGCTCACCACCCCGCAGACGTCTGGACGCATCTCGGGGATCGGCGCGGCGGCCGGCTACTTCGGCAGCGTCGCGCTGCTGATCCTCATCTACGTCACGTTCATCGCCGGGGATGGCCCGCAGCGAGGACTCCTCGGAGTCTCCACCGCCGACGGGCAGAACGTGCGTGCGGCGATGCTGATGGCGGCGGCATGGTTCGTCGTCCTCGCCCTGCCGCTGCTGATCACTGCGCGCCTCTTTACCCCGGCGGTCGAGACCGAGCCCACGAGCGTCGGTCTGCTCGGCGGCTATCGCCAACTCTGGACCGACCTGCGCTCGGAATGGCGCCGCGATCGCAACCTGGTCTACTACCTGATCGTCAGCGCGATATTCCGCGACGGGATCGCCGGGGTGTTCGCGTTCGGTGCGGTGCTCGGGGTCAGCGTTTACGGCATCTCACAAGCCAACGTGCTGATCTTCGGCGTGATCGCTAGCACGATGGCCGCCCTGGGTGCGGTCCTCGCGGGTCCCGTCGACGACCGGATCGGCGGTAAGCCGGTGATCGTGGTCTCGCTGACCGCGATGATCGCGGTCGGGGTGACCCTACTGTCGGGATCCGGGCCCATCGTGTTCTGGATCTGCGGGCTGTTGTTGGCGCTCTGCGTCGGACCCGTGACGACATCGGCGCGCACCGTATTGCTGCGGATGGTCAGCGAGGGTAAGGAGGCGGTCGCGTTCGGGCTCTACACCACGACCGGGCGGGCGGCGTCATTCCTGGCACCGTGGCTGTTCTTCGTGTTCGTGGACGCCTTCCACGCCGACCGCGCCGGCCTGGCCGGGCTGTGCCTCGTGCTGGCGGTGGGTCTGCTGGGCATGTTGATGGTGAAGGTGCCCAACGACGGCCGCGCGCAGAGCTAA
- a CDS encoding DUF732 domain-containing protein: protein MVAAGLLASAPGAVAQPSTDDIYILALDHAGVPYLSRAWAINLGRAVCTFLDTNPHNTDVDAADVIVANNPIMSEWNAGSVAGIATAAYCPQYRPDAAPVRGGWA from the coding sequence GTGGTCGCAGCGGGGCTACTAGCTTCCGCTCCCGGCGCGGTTGCGCAGCCGAGCACCGACGACATTTACATCCTCGCTCTGGATCACGCCGGAGTGCCGTATCTATCGCGGGCATGGGCGATCAACCTGGGTCGCGCGGTCTGCACGTTCCTCGATACCAACCCGCACAACACAGACGTCGATGCAGCGGATGTCATCGTCGCCAACAACCCGATCATGAGTGAGTGGAACGCCGGAAGTGTTGCGGGCATAGCGACAGCCGCATACTGCCCGCAATACCGTCCAGATGCCGCTCCCGTTCGCGGTGGCTGGGCGTAG
- a CDS encoding DUF3618 domain-containing protein — protein MADRDPEVIKAEIDQARDRLAATVDSLAVRANPQRIADDVKTALLNFVKRPPVAAALAGVGVVTVVLVIRRIRNG, from the coding sequence GTGGCGGACCGGGATCCCGAGGTCATCAAAGCCGAGATCGATCAGGCTCGTGACCGGTTGGCGGCGACGGTGGATTCGTTGGCTGTGCGGGCCAATCCGCAGCGCATCGCCGACGACGTCAAGACGGCGCTGCTGAACTTTGTGAAGAGGCCGCCGGTGGCCGCGGCGCTGGCTGGTGTCGGTGTGGTGACGGTTGTGCTGGTGATCCGCCGAATCCGTAACGGATAA
- the cmrA gene encoding mycolate reductase (Catalyzes the final step in mycolic acid biosynthesis.): MPVPAPAPDSRAVVTGASQGIGEALATELAARGHHLIITARRADVLHTLAARLTERYGVIVEVRPVDLADPAARTAFADELAEREISILCANAGTATFGPVAKLDPAAERAQVQLNVLGVHDLVLAVLPGMLARKAGGILISGSAAGNSPIPNNATYAASKAFANTFSESLRGEVKNSGIHVTVLAPGPVRTELPDEAEQSLVERLIPDFLWINTEYTARISLDGLERNKMRIVPGLTSKAMSVASGYAPRGIVTPIVGAVYKKLGGD, from the coding sequence ATGCCTGTGCCCGCGCCCGCCCCGGACAGCCGAGCCGTCGTCACTGGTGCCTCCCAGGGCATCGGTGAAGCGCTGGCCACCGAACTCGCCGCCCGCGGCCACCACCTGATCATCACCGCGCGCCGCGCAGACGTGCTGCACACGCTGGCCGCCAGGCTCACCGAGCGCTACGGCGTCATCGTCGAGGTTCGCCCGGTGGACCTTGCTGACCCCGCGGCGCGCACCGCGTTCGCCGACGAGTTAGCTGAGCGGGAGATCTCGATCCTGTGCGCAAACGCGGGTACCGCCACGTTCGGGCCGGTGGCCAAGCTGGATCCGGCTGCCGAGCGAGCCCAGGTTCAGCTCAACGTGCTCGGTGTACACGATCTGGTGCTGGCGGTGCTGCCGGGGATGCTGGCCCGCAAGGCGGGTGGGATTCTCATATCCGGATCGGCCGCCGGAAACTCGCCGATCCCGAACAACGCCACCTATGCCGCGAGCAAGGCGTTTGCCAACACCTTCAGTGAGTCATTGCGCGGCGAGGTGAAAAACTCGGGCATCCATGTCACCGTGCTGGCCCCTGGCCCGGTGCGCACGGAGCTGCCCGATGAGGCAGAGCAGTCGCTAGTGGAGCGCCTGATCCCCGACTTCTTGTGGATCAACACCGAATACACCGCGCGCATCTCGCTGGATGGCTTGGAGCGCAACAAGATGCGGATCGTGCCGGGGCTGACATCCAAGGCGATGTCGGTTGCGTCGGGGTATGCCCCGCGCGGCATTGTCACGCCGATCGTCGGCGCGGTCTACAAGAAGCTGGGCGGGGATTAG